From Gossypium raimondii isolate GPD5lz chromosome 11, ASM2569854v1, whole genome shotgun sequence:
ACGAGCCTTTTTCATGAAACCTGCAAAGCACCAGAAGGCTTCAGAATCATCCTCTACCACTGAAATGATGGGAGAGAGCAGATCGCTCATTCCTTGGCAATAACCTATCTCGGGATCATAAAGGGTATAGGCCTCAAGTATAGCAACAAGACGAGCAGCATGATAAATCCTGCAGGGCTCTAGGTGATCATATTCCTTCAAGCCAACACTCTCAGCTAACTGGTATGCTTTCATTTCTGATACCAATGCCTGAGTTGAAGAGTAAGCAATCCATTCATCATTTGCCCTCACAGCATCAACACGGATGATTCTCTGCCATGTGGCAAAATCTTCATCCGCATGGGATTTTGACCTGCTTTTTATACGGGAGGCAGAGGAATTATCATCtttatcaatattattttcCTCTGTTATTTCTGAGGCAAAGAGGGGTATGTTTTCATCTTCATCAGAGGTATCGGAACCAGAGGATTCTGTCTCACCAGGAGAATCGTCTTCACAAGTAATTTCACTCTTATCAATACCTCCCTCCGAATCTGAGTCAGAAGATACAAGGGTCTGATGACTTTGGTCACGCGGAGGGCGATCAGAATCATCAACCATGGGACTTTCTCCCTTAGTTGACCTTCTACCACTAACCACATCCTCTAAGCCTGAAGAATCAACAACTTGACTTAAATCCTCACTGTCTTCATTGCAGTTGTTTCCAGCAGTTTCCTTAACCTTAGAGCTATTCTCAGAATCATCAACCATGGGACTTTCTCCCTCAGTTGACCTTCTACCACTAACCACATCCTCTAAGCCTGAAGAATCAACAACTTGACTTAAATCCTCACTGTCTTCATTGCAGTAGTTTCCAGCAGTTTCCTTAACCGTAGAGCTATTCTCAATACGTTTAAGAATTTGGCGGCACCATTTCCGCAATCTTTCAAACTCTTTTCTGCATCAGAAAGAAGTAGCCAAATAAAATCCCTccaaaaaaagaaggaaaaataaaagatagaaagaaCAAAAACAGGAAGAAGGTAACAGAAACAAAGAATTGCTGATGAACCTTTTCTGTCTTCTAATGGAGTCTCTTTCTTCCTTTGAACTGTTGAGGTCATATCTGTTAAGCATGCAGACATCACAGTTAGTTGGTGTAACTGGTCATTTATGACCTGATACGTGGTTAATATGACAAATAACTACAAATGGATAAAAAACTAAAGCAGCAAGGAAACAAGCCTAAAATAGATCCTTGGCGCAGACAAATCAAATAAATGCACTAAACACTCCATTTTCCCTTCTCTTACTTCCAAAGTGACTAACAACTAACAagataaaatttgtttaaacaTCCATCTACAGAAGAATCATTGAGACAATGAAAAGTCTGTAAAGCACCAAGATATGATAGAAAGATCATACAATgattcattagaaaaaaaaaagaattaggaAACTAGCCAGTAATTGGAAAGGAACAATTTAACCTTGAGGTTTAAGAGTTCCAAGAAGCAGAAAGGACTATTTGAGTCAAAGTATAAAGTGGTACATAAAGAGTAAAAGTATATGAATCTTACACTCCAAGGAGGAATGGCCATACCTCTGCTCTAATACTTGGATCAACACCCTGCattcaaaatgaaaagaatgatACCTCAAACAGCAATAACATATCCCTAAAACAGACTAAACCAGATGGAAGAGAAGGCAAATAAGCCTGAAACAAGATTAATAACATACTCCACTTCGAACTTTCTTCAGAAACTTGACACCACCATCACCAAGTTTCCCATCCAGCGTGAATAAACTTTTCCATTGTTTAGGTTGAAGggcatattttctttttctaaggGCCCAGGGTGATTTCAGGCTACCCCTacagaaagaaacaaaattacTGATGCAATAAATAGGAATAGCAATTAATAGCATTTTggataaattcataaaataacaGGTATAATTTTTTGTTAGCGCTTGATCTATGAAAAACACTCTATATGTCTATACacttaaaagaaatgaaatgcaTCACATGaaacaaaatttgtaaaacacCCAACAGAGCAATGCTAATAGCTGTGTAGATACAAAGAAGATAATCTATGTAGAAGACTAAAGGCAAGTAAGCGAAAAATCTCAACTACTTCTGCAAATAGAAATGAGTGCAAGAGTAATTGCAATCACTAACAGGGTGTGTAACTGTTGGAAACAAAGATGAGAACAAACAACAATCACAATTCAACCGCAACAACTAAATGTCCTAATGAACAGCTATGATAAAGTGCCATTAACATATGAACCAAAACTGTAACATTATACTCCAATGTCTATTTCGAATTTCACTCAGCAATTCAATTCTGAAGCTGAAAGGGACCTTCACTGCAACCGAAAAATGAAAAGGAGCACAACAACAGAGCTAAAGAGTTACagctttaaaataataatcacattcagAACCTCTTGAGAGAGGATGAGCAGATGAGATTGGAATCGAACTCTTATAAAAGAACCTATGAATCATGACGGTGATGATATTAATTCGACTATTTTATGGTGGAGATCTaagaaccaaaaaaataaaagaaagaaaactaaaggGGATAAGTATTCGACGATCAGTCGGAAGAAGAATGACGATGGAGATGACAATGAAGAATAAGTATTCGACACCGTGATgtcgatgatgatgatgatggcgATGGTCGACGAAGATGTGTGACTTCGCCATAGGATTCTCAATTAACGGCTTACCAAACGGAAATGCTATTTATCTATTCCGTAAGCATATcgaaatctaaataaattccctaattaacaatttttatttttaaaaaaaaatcaatctaaGTACCCTATGCCGCGTAATCACGAACGCGATTGGAACAATAACAAAGCTATAATTTACGAGGACATAgcatttatttttccttaccTTCGAGAATAAACGATGGTAGCAGCGAGAGCGATACCGGCCATGGCAGTGACGGCGATGGCTATGCCAGAAGGCGAAACCACAGAGTAATAAGACCAGAAGCCGCCGCCGCCACCACCGCCGGCGGTGCTAGCTTCCGCGAATAAGATCCATTTTCGTAAACCTTCAATGCCGTCGCCGGTTGAGAAAAATAGCATGAAAATGGCGATGTACGGGAAAACGACGGTTAAGTCCAAGCTGAAATCTCGATTTGAATTTTGCCTTCccttttgcttcttcttctccCTATCGGCAACGCGGATAAAAGCATTAACCATCACCAAACGGAGGAACCGCTTCGgtcttttttt
This genomic window contains:
- the LOC105801880 gene encoding rab GTPase-activating protein 22; protein product: MVNAFIRVADREKKKQKGRQNSNRDFSLDLTVVFPYIAIFMLFFSTGDGIEGLRKWILFAEASTAGGGGGGGFWSYYSVVSPSGIAIAVTAMAGIALAATIVYSRRGSLKSPWALRKRKYALQPKQWKSLFTLDGKLGDGGVKFLKKVRSGGVDPSIRAEVWPFLLGVYDLNSSKEERDSIRRQKRKEFERLRKWCRQILKRIENSSTVKETAGNYCNEDSEDLSQVVDSSGLEDVVSGRRSTEGESPMVDDSENSSKVKETAGNNCNEDSEDLSQVVDSSGLEDVVSGRRSTKGESPMVDDSDRPPRDQSHQTLVSSDSDSEGGIDKSEITCEDDSPGETESSGSDTSDEDENIPLFASEITEENNIDKDDNSSASRIKSRSKSHADEDFATWQRIIRVDAVRANDEWIAYSSTQALVSEMKAYQLAESVGLKEYDHLEPCRIYHAARLVAILEAYTLYDPEIGYCQGMSDLLSPIISVVEDDSEAFWCFAGFMKKARHNFRLDEVGIRRQLNIVSKIIKCKDSHLYRHLEELQAEDCFFVYRMVVVLFRRELSFEQTLCLWEVVWADQAAIRAGITKTSWGRMRLRAPPTDDLLLYAIAACVLQRRKLIIEMYSSMDEIMRECHSMAGRLDVWKLLDDAHGLVVNLHDKI